The DNA region AATATAATATTAGAATTTAATAGATGAATCCAAAAAAAAAGAAATTAGCAGATCTAGAAAATCAAGAATCAACAAAAGTTAAATTTCCTAGAGGAAAACAATTCATAGGACTAGTTGAAAAAAGATTAGGTGGATCAAGAATGAAAATCAGAAGTGCAGATGGTAGAGATATCTTAGCAAGAGTTCCAGGAAGAGCTAAGAAATACCTTTGGATAAGAGAAGGAGACATTGTACTCCTAGAACCATGGGAACTAGATGAAAATAAAGCAGACCTATTCTACAAATACAAACCAAATGAAGTAAAAGCTCTTGAGAAAAAAGGATTAATTGCAGATTTTGGTAATGTCGAAGAATTTTAAAATTATTCCAATTATTTTATATTAATTCTATTTTTCCAATTTTCTATATTTAACTGGAATTTCATAAGTCAAACTTTCTACGAAATCATTAAAGTTATTAGCAATTTCTGTAACTATTTCATTTCTATCTTCTAATGTATTTTCAATTGCTTCTTTATTATATGGTGTTAAGTCATACGACCATTTTTCTAAGTTCTCTACAAATGAATATACTGATTTAATTTCAAGATTCACTTTATATTCTTCTACAGTTACTTCTAACGGAAGATTTTGTTTTTGAA from Candidatus Woesearchaeota archaeon includes:
- a CDS encoding translation initiation factor IF-1A (eIF-1A; enables maximal rate of protein biosynthesis. Enhances ribosome dissociation into subunits and stabilizes the binding of the initiator Met-tRNA(I) to 40 S ribosomal subunits in eukaryotes), with translation MNPKKKKLADLENQESTKVKFPRGKQFIGLVEKRLGGSRMKIRSADGRDILARVPGRAKKYLWIREGDIVLLEPWELDENKADLFYKYKPNEVKALEKKGLIADFGNVEEF